From the genome of Alicyclobacillus sp. SO9:
GTTGATGATTGGCCACAACCAGAGATTGATGCCGCCACACGTAAAAGCGAAAGAAATTCTCCAACAGGGATATTTGGGGAAAGTTGTCTCTTTCAGAACCGCTTTTGGACACCCGGGACCAGAGGGCTGGAGTATCGACGGGAAGGACAGCTGGTTTTTCGACAAGGACAGGGCATTTATCGGCGCAATGGGTGATTTAGGGGTGCACAAGACGGACTTGATTCGGTATCTCCTGAACGAGGAGATTGTCGAAGTGGGGGCTTTTGTCGATACGTTGGTAAAAGAAAACACGAATGTGGATGACAACGCGGTATGCATTGCTCGGACAGCAAGCGGGACAGTCGGTACGTTAGCGGCAAGCTGGTCTTATCAAAAGGAGGACAACAGCACGGTCTTGTACTGTGAGAACGGTGTGATGCGTATTAATGACGATCCCGTTAATCAGGTCATTGCACACCTCTCCAACGGCACTGTAGAAAAATATGAGGTCGGAGCGGCTGCAACAAATGAAAAGCAAACGAACAGCGGTGTCATTGATGCATTCGTCTCGGGTCTACAAGCTCACACGCAGCCGGAGATTCCGGGTGAAGAAGGTCTAAAGTCATTGAACGTGGTTTTGGCTATGATTGAGGCATCAGAAAAGAAGCGGATGGTTGAGGTCAGACTTTGAGATTGAGCCCTTGCGGCTCGCCTTTTACTGGATAGGTGTCTGGATAGGTGTGATAGGTGTCTGGATAGGTGTCTGGATAGGTGTCTGGATAGGTGTCTGGATAGGTGTCTGGATAGGCATTGCC
Proteins encoded in this window:
- a CDS encoding Gfo/Idh/MocA family protein, which produces MSKLRVAVIGCGSIAKHRHIPEYASNPAVQLVAFCDVVLERAQRYAKEYGAAAYGSYEELLAKESVEAVSVCLPNYLHAPVSIAAANAGAHVLCEKPMATSVAEAQSMIQAAKDNNVSLMIGHNQRLMPPHVKAKEILQQGYLGKVVSFRTAFGHPGPEGWSIDGKDSWFFDKDRAFIGAMGDLGVHKTDLIRYLLNEEIVEVGAFVDTLVKENTNVDDNAVCIARTASGTVGTLAASWSYQKEDNSTVLYCENGVMRINDDPVNQVIAHLSNGTVEKYEVGAAATNEKQTNSGVIDAFVSGLQAHTQPEIPGEEGLKSLNVVLAMIEASEKKRMVEVRL